The genomic region CGCTGCGCTTTGCGTACCAGCCAGTAAGGGACATGCCTCAGTGGTTAGTCTTCTGATTGACCGTGGGGCTGAAGTTGACCATTGTGACAAAGACGGCATGACTCCACTGCTGGTAGCTGCTTATGAAGGACATGTAGATGTTGTCGATCTACTTCTAGAAGGAGGAGCTGATGTCGATCACACGGACAACAATGGTCGCACGCCACTTCTGGCAGCAGCCTCCATGGGCCACGCTTCAGTTGTAAATACTCTCTTATTTTGGGGTGCAGCTGTTGATAGCATCGATAGTGAAGGGAGAACAGTTCTGAGCATAGCCTCTGCACAAGGCAATGTTGAAGTAGTACGGACTCTGCTGGACAGGGGGCTGGATGAAAATCATAGAGATGACGCGGGCTGGACACCTTTGCATATGGCAGCTTTTGAAGGTCACAGGTTGATATGTGAAGCTCTTATAGAACAAGGTGCTAGAACAAATGAAATTGATAACGATGGACGTATACCTTTCATATTAGCCGCACAAGAAGGTCACTATGATTGTGTGCAGAtattactggaaaataaatccaACATTGATCAGAGAGGCTATGATGGGAGAAATGCCCTCCGGGTTGCTGCTTTAGAAGGTCACAGAGATATAGTTGAACTACTGCTCAGCCACGGAGCAGATGTAAACTACAAAGATGCTGATGGCCGGCCAACACTTTATATCTTAGCATTAGAAAACCAGCTTACGATGGCTGAGTACTTTTTAGAAAATGGTGCAAACGTAGAAGCAAGTGATGCTGAAGGAAGAACAGCGCTCcatgtttcctgctggcagggcCATTTGGAGATGGTACAGGTGCTGATAACATACCATGCTGATGTGAATGCTGCAGATAACGAGAAGAGATCTGCTTTGCAGTCTGCTGCATGGCAAGGTCACGTGAAGGTAGTGCAGCTTCTCATTGAGCATGGAGCTCTGGTTGACCATACATGTAATCAAGGTGCTACTGGACTCTGCATTGCAGCCCAAGAAGGGCACATTGATGTTGTCCAAATATTACTGGAGCACGGTGCTGATCCAAATCATGCCGACCAGTTCGGGCGCACTGCTATGCGTGTTGCAGCTAAAAATGGACACTCTCAGATTATtaaattactggaaaaatatGGTGCATCTACTCTGAACGGTTGCACTCCATCTCCAGTGCACACAATGGAGCAAAAACCCTTACAGTCAGTCTCCTCTAAAATGCAGTCACTAACAATGAAGTCAAATAGTTCAGGGAGTACTGGTGGGGATATGCAGCCTAGTATGCGTGGCTTATCTAATGGGCCTGCTCATGCCTTCAGTTCTCCTTCAGAGTCGCCTGATTCTACAGTTGACCGTCAGAAGTCATCTTTATCAAATAATTCCCTGAAAAGTTCCAAAAATTCTTCTCTGCGCACCACGTCGTCGACTGCGACTGCTCAGACAGTTCCCATTGATAGTTTCCACAGCCTGTCATTCACAGAGCAAATACAGCAGCATTCCCTGCCACGCAGCAGAAGTAGGCAGTCTATTGTTTCTCCTTCTTCCACAACTCATTCCCTAAGTCAAAATCATAATTCACCAAGTAGTGAATTTGAATGGAGCCAAGTAAAACCTAGTTTGAAATCAACTAAAGCTAACAAAGGGGGGAAAACGGACAACTCCAGCAAATCTGggtcagctggaaaaaaaatgaagcaaagtaGTTCCTCCCAACCCAAAGTGTTAGAGTATGAAATGACTCAGTTTGACAAACGAGTACCTATTGCCAAATCTGGGACCAGTGTGCCACTTAAATCAATGCCGGCAGAGCCGCAGTGCAAAATTTTGGTCCCGCCAGCTCAGCAAGAAGTTGGTCGATCGCAGCAACAGTTCCTAATTCACCAACAGAGTGGAGAACAGAAGAAGAGAAATGGAATTATGACGAATCCAAATTACCACCTTCAGAGCAATCAGGTTTTTCTCGGTAGGGTTTCTGTCCCACGAACAGTGCAGGATAGAGGCCATCAGGAAGTACTGGAAGGCTATCCTCCCGCAGAGACAGAACTCAGCCTTAAGCAAGCCTTAAAACTTCAGATTGAAGGTAGCGACCCAAGTTTCAACTACAAGAAGGAAACACCATTGTAAAAGGTAACCTGTCCAGTCACAAAGGAAGCGAA from Aquila chrysaetos chrysaetos chromosome 1, bAquChr1.4, whole genome shotgun sequence harbors:
- the ANKRD50 gene encoding ankyrin repeat domain-containing protein 50, with protein sequence MAQTSLLQGKQFYCREWVFHKLQHCLQEKANCSSSAANKPSLVANSGNNTGVVSGKGAAWGVLLVGGPGSGKTALCTELLWPSSPANLQRGLHRQALAFHFCRAQDSDTLCVGGFIRGLVTQICRSGLIQGYEDKLRDPAIQSLLQPGECERNPAEAFKRCILLPLLGMKPPQQSLFLLVDSVDEGCNVSEGEQTSTSLSGTIAELLAGHFEFFPPWLLLLCSARKQSKAVTKMFTGFRKISLDDLRKAYIVKDVQQYILHRLDQEEALRQHLTKETAEMLNQLHIKSSGCFLYLERVLDGVVENFIMLREIRDIPGTLNGLYLWLCQRLFVRKQFAKVQPILNVILAACRPLTTTELYHAVWTKNMTLTMEDFQRKLDVLSKVLIDGLGNTKILFHYSFAEWLLDVKHCTQKYLCNAAEGHRMLAMSYTCRAKDLTPLEAQEFALHLINSNLQLETSELALWMIWNGTPVKDSLSTLIPKEQEVLQLLVKAGAHVNSEDDRTSCIVRQALEREDSIRTLLDNGASVNQCDSNGRTLLANAAYSGNLDVVNLLVSRGADLEIEDTHGQTALTLAARQGHTKVVNCLIGCGANVNHTDHDGWTALRSAAWGGHTEVVSALLYAGVKVDCADADSRTALRAAAWGGHEDIVLNLLQHGAEVNKADNEGRTALIAAAYMGHKEIVEHLLDHGAEVNHEDVDGRTALSVAALCVPASKGHASVVSLLIDRGAEVDHCDKDGMTPLLVAAYEGHVDVVDLLLEGGADVDHTDNNGRTPLLAAASMGHASVVNTLLFWGAAVDSIDSEGRTVLSIASAQGNVEVVRTLLDRGLDENHRDDAGWTPLHMAAFEGHRLICEALIEQGARTNEIDNDGRIPFILAAQEGHYDCVQILLENKSNIDQRGYDGRNALRVAALEGHRDIVELLLSHGADVNYKDADGRPTLYILALENQLTMAEYFLENGANVEASDAEGRTALHVSCWQGHLEMVQVLITYHADVNAADNEKRSALQSAAWQGHVKVVQLLIEHGALVDHTCNQGATGLCIAAQEGHIDVVQILLEHGADPNHADQFGRTAMRVAAKNGHSQIIKLLEKYGASTLNGCTPSPVHTMEQKPLQSVSSKMQSLTMKSNSSGSTGGDMQPSMRGLSNGPAHAFSSPSESPDSTVDRQKSSLSNNSLKSSKNSSLRTTSSTATAQTVPIDSFHSLSFTEQIQQHSLPRSRSRQSIVSPSSTTHSLSQNHNSPSSEFEWSQVKPSLKSTKANKGGKTDNSSKSGSAGKKMKQSSSSQPKVLEYEMTQFDKRVPIAKSGTSVPLKSMPAEPQCKILVPPAQQEVGRSQQQFLIHQQSGEQKKRNGIMTNPNYHLQSNQVFLGRVSVPRTVQDRGHQEVLEGYPPAETELSLKQALKLQIEGSDPSFNYKKETPL